One part of the Marichromatium purpuratum 984 genome encodes these proteins:
- a CDS encoding DUF4407 domain-containing protein, with protein MANGWSRPGPGRLLLDRLRLRPYGAALLTPAVRIWLGFATLLILLMALLEGVVWGLVGASLVPEASPWLRWPAGIFFFLLMFTVIWVVDASLMLSERPHGGLGARARWFVGVLVRVLIVALSLYVTAPLLARLIRADDIALHHQRQVERYHAERTARLEARLTERLAPLARETGARIAALEAERARLAETLEAARARRARIESAAAPGLELLREELAAARLRLGDELHGRAGRPPGYGPEARRWERQSGALETEVERAEAALGARLGGVDAERADIEQRLRALAVRLDALRASGEAERERLRAELVAEQPPAEPPRLTFAARSKALEALRARPDERGVPHFETVEGFAQALLAILFCALLALKLFEPGAVRAYFDDRLQGQYRKYLRGGLATIPGFEHWEDPARRLSPHEFAAAWHAHERDPAAFNAERAARLAALEPVESAERERRLEAARERARHAELAEEQALARERRARELEAHARGLELRNVSLEASLREEREHRRARAEAEWMLHQEGEREALRQRRARFDDELRQLGEEQRLREREIEVLHQQRMHALEREGREASASRAGRTRREEAEARLARVQGVLERLGEGEALERERLAGARARVVGLERALDEVGEQLAAVATSPGSRRARRARERAHALEVELVEARALAEGAERRLATLRTRIASIEDGLGRWLFAIGADDGTDERAGEELPTAD; from the coding sequence ATGGCGAATGGATGGTCGCGCCCGGGCCCCGGGCGTCTCCTGCTCGACCGCTTGCGGCTGCGTCCCTACGGCGCCGCGCTGCTCACCCCGGCCGTGCGCATCTGGCTCGGCTTCGCGACCCTGTTGATCCTGCTGATGGCGCTGCTCGAGGGCGTGGTCTGGGGGCTGGTCGGCGCCTCGCTGGTGCCCGAGGCGAGTCCCTGGCTGCGCTGGCCGGCGGGGATCTTCTTCTTCCTGCTGATGTTCACGGTGATCTGGGTGGTCGACGCCTCGCTGATGCTCTCGGAGCGACCGCATGGCGGTCTCGGCGCGCGGGCGCGCTGGTTCGTCGGGGTGCTGGTGCGCGTGCTCATCGTCGCGCTCTCGCTCTATGTCACCGCACCCCTGCTGGCGCGGCTGATCCGCGCCGACGACATCGCACTTCATCACCAGCGTCAGGTCGAGCGCTATCACGCCGAGCGTACCGCGCGGCTGGAGGCCCGGCTCACCGAGCGTCTGGCGCCGCTGGCACGCGAGACCGGCGCACGGATCGCGGCCCTGGAGGCCGAGCGGGCGCGCCTCGCCGAGACGCTCGAGGCCGCGCGGGCGCGGCGCGCGCGGATCGAGTCGGCCGCCGCGCCTGGGCTCGAACTGTTGCGCGAGGAGCTGGCCGCCGCTCGTCTGCGGCTCGGCGACGAGTTGCACGGTCGCGCCGGGCGCCCGCCCGGCTATGGTCCCGAGGCCAGACGTTGGGAGCGCCAGAGCGGTGCGCTGGAGACCGAGGTCGAGCGTGCCGAGGCCGCACTCGGCGCACGGCTCGGCGGGGTTGACGCCGAGCGCGCGGACATCGAGCAGCGGTTGCGCGCGCTCGCCGTGCGGCTCGATGCATTGCGTGCCTCAGGCGAGGCCGAGCGCGAACGTCTTCGCGCCGAACTCGTCGCCGAGCAGCCCCCGGCCGAGCCCCCGCGCCTGACCTTCGCTGCCCGCTCCAAGGCGCTCGAGGCGCTGCGCGCGCGCCCCGACGAGCGCGGCGTGCCGCACTTCGAGACCGTCGAGGGCTTCGCCCAGGCGCTGCTCGCCATCCTCTTCTGCGCGCTGCTTGCGCTCAAGCTGTTCGAGCCGGGGGCGGTGCGCGCCTATTTCGACGATCGTCTGCAGGGCCAGTACCGCAAGTATCTGCGTGGCGGTCTCGCCACGATCCCCGGCTTCGAGCACTGGGAGGACCCGGCGCGGCGGCTCTCGCCGCACGAGTTCGCCGCCGCCTGGCACGCGCACGAGCGTGATCCCGCCGCCTTCAATGCCGAGCGCGCGGCACGACTCGCGGCGCTGGAACCGGTGGAGTCGGCCGAGCGCGAGCGGCGTCTGGAAGCGGCGCGGGAGCGCGCCCGACATGCCGAACTCGCCGAGGAGCAGGCACTGGCGCGGGAGCGTCGCGCCCGCGAGTTGGAGGCCCATGCGCGCGGGCTCGAACTGCGCAACGTCTCACTGGAGGCCTCACTGCGCGAGGAACGCGAGCACCGGCGTGCGCGCGCCGAGGCCGAGTGGATGCTGCACCAGGAGGGCGAGCGCGAGGCCTTGCGGCAGCGTCGTGCGCGCTTCGACGACGAGCTGCGCCAGCTCGGCGAGGAGCAGCGACTGCGCGAGCGCGAGATCGAGGTGCTGCATCAGCAGCGCATGCATGCCTTGGAGCGGGAAGGGCGCGAGGCCTCGGCCAGTCGTGCCGGGCGGACCCGACGCGAGGAGGCCGAGGCACGGCTGGCGCGAGTGCAAGGGGTGCTGGAGCGGCTCGGTGAAGGCGAAGCGCTCGAGCGCGAGCGACTGGCCGGGGCGCGGGCGCGGGTGGTGGGGCTCGAGCGTGCGCTCGACGAGGTCGGCGAGCAGCTCGCGGCGGTGGCGACGAGCCCGGGCTCGCGCCGCGCCCGGCGCGCGCGCGAGCGGGCGCATGCGCTGGAGGTCGAGCTGGTCGAGGCGCGCGCCTTGGCCGAGGGTGCCGAGCGGCGGCTGGCAACCTTACGCACACGCATCGCTTCGATCGAGGACGGTCTGGGACGCTGGTTGTTCGCGATCGGGGCGGATGACGGGACCGATGAGCGGGCGGGCGAGGAGTTGCCGACAGCAGATTGA
- a CDS encoding FMN-binding protein, with product MVALERLGRRRVAATLLLVVVVAVLWVRAEPLETGPAFRIDPVDPAHAQPRLIGRTGETASTGFGLMTGAVPTRGHGYALLGAAESAPSGFGLLGGDDPARTDPGEAAAALAARAEAGDPDGYRALAQATEGLPLAERRDRAGRYRGLYLDNLGLDSRVRGFAGPLRIGVYLDAEGGVRELVLLESRETPSYLHRVERAGFYDRARSVEIAPGLQRIDAVSGATLTSQALARALDELIDSAAPVLDEHLDRPARGFALEAPLSDRWIWQLALLLVLFALVWQRRWRLDRTERTLLGLISLVTLGFLFNLGFTYLNLLHPLLGVSVSALVGGYAVLVLLGAIWDDNTYCRHLCPFGQAQRLVARLDQRSRWRRWPLGARTMYWLRLVLAAVLIGGVVLGAERWSGFELFPDLFALDVGSPWFLLALFLVLRVAAWVPMLWCRLLCPTGAVLDLVARAVRPSRRGAGVRVAAPVPQTLSVTS from the coding sequence ATGGTGGCGCTTGAGCGGCTCGGCCGCCGTCGGGTCGCCGCGACCCTGCTGCTCGTCGTGGTCGTCGCCGTGCTGTGGGTGCGCGCCGAGCCGCTCGAGACCGGCCCGGCCTTTCGCATCGACCCCGTCGATCCGGCACACGCGCAGCCACGGCTGATCGGCCGGACGGGCGAGACGGCGAGCACGGGGTTCGGGCTGATGACCGGCGCGGTCCCCACCCGGGGACACGGCTATGCGCTGCTCGGTGCCGCCGAGTCGGCGCCGAGCGGCTTCGGCCTGCTCGGCGGCGACGACCCGGCACGCACCGATCCCGGCGAGGCCGCCGCTGCGCTGGCCGCGCGCGCCGAAGCCGGCGACCCCGACGGCTATCGCGCGCTGGCGCAAGCCACCGAGGGCCTGCCGCTCGCCGAGCGGCGCGATCGCGCCGGGCGCTATCGTGGGCTCTATCTCGACAACCTCGGGCTCGACAGCCGGGTGCGCGGCTTCGCCGGGCCGCTGCGCATCGGCGTCTATCTCGATGCCGAGGGCGGGGTGCGCGAGCTGGTGCTGCTCGAGTCGCGCGAGACCCCGAGCTATCTGCACCGGGTCGAGCGTGCCGGGTTCTACGATCGTGCGCGTTCTGTCGAGATCGCCCCGGGGCTGCAACGGATCGACGCGGTGAGCGGCGCGACCCTGACCTCGCAGGCCCTGGCGCGCGCCCTCGACGAGCTGATCGACAGCGCCGCGCCGGTGCTCGACGAGCATCTCGACCGCCCGGCCCGGGGCTTCGCCCTGGAGGCGCCGCTCTCCGATCGCTGGATCTGGCAGCTGGCGTTGCTCCTGGTGCTGTTCGCGCTCGTCTGGCAGCGGCGCTGGCGGCTGGACCGGACCGAGCGGACCCTGCTCGGGTTGATCAGCCTGGTGACGCTCGGCTTCCTGTTCAACCTCGGCTTCACCTATCTCAACCTGCTCCATCCGCTGCTCGGTGTCTCGGTCTCGGCGCTGGTCGGCGGCTATGCGGTGCTGGTGCTGCTCGGCGCGATCTGGGACGACAACACCTATTGTCGTCACCTCTGTCCCTTCGGTCAGGCACAACGGCTGGTGGCGCGTCTCGACCAGCGCTCGCGCTGGCGTCGCTGGCCGCTCGGCGCTCGCACGATGTACTGGCTGCGGCTGGTGCTGGCGGCGGTGCTGATCGGCGGGGTGGTGCTCGGTGCCGAGCGCTGGAGCGGGTTCGAGCTGTTCCCCGACCTGTTCGCGCTCGATGTCGGCTCACCGTGGTTCCTGCTCGCGCTCTTCCTGGTGCTGCGGGTGGCGGCCTGGGTGCCGATGCTGTGGTGTCGGCTGCTCTGTCCGACCGGCGCGGTGCTCGATCTGGTCGCGCGCGCGGTGCGCCCGTCGCGCCGTGGCGCCGGGGTGCGGGTCGCCGCGCCCGTGCCGCAGACGCTGTCCGTGACTTCCTGA
- a CDS encoding TonB-dependent hemoglobin/transferrin/lactoferrin family receptor, with the protein MSQPASLPRLVGCCALVALAQPLAAEPRLPTISVVATGTERAVDTLPESVSVVERDQLERDQPSTVGEVLETLPNVALGGGPRPAGQQLTIRGIGDSRLLYMIDGVRQNFSRSHSARIFVEPELLERVEVLRGPASALWGSGAIGGVVALQTREAADLLRPGQRIGGLVKTGYQDVNDEWLGAAAVYGAPTDGLDYLLNLSYREAGDVALGNGEDLDHSGYERLSGLGKLNWTPDGVNHFGLSLMAGALSGEVPSNAQIAATAEDLLDRDIQQTNLALRYRHEAPDQPWFNPALTLYRNLTDIDETRLHDGREDETEIETLGIDLRNQMRLSGEGALAQLLSYGLEWHRDSVEARRDGAPRSSYPDGEGEVLGLFLQDEIMIGERWTLIPGVRWDRYTRESDDATLEDHDDSAFSAKLGVDVAVTDWLSLQASYNEAFRAPGVSELYVSGTHFSCGRGCQNLFVPNPDLEPEKAHNKEIGIRLHRDDLFASGDHARFQARAFRNDVDDFIDQIVQFVFYPVPGNPQRGGVTTFRNVDSAKLEGFELEAGYDAGRWFANAFFARTRGEDKTSGEPLSSVQPDTWQFETGLRLPEHRVELGWRARFVAEQDRVPVDGTPADAYQLHDLWLTWRPHRDLTLDLGIDNLFDEDYLPYLSALEGPGRNLKATLSYRF; encoded by the coding sequence ATGTCCCAACCCGCATCGCTCCCGCGGCTGGTCGGTTGCTGCGCGCTGGTCGCGCTCGCCCAGCCGCTGGCCGCCGAGCCCCGTCTGCCGACCATCTCGGTGGTGGCCACCGGCACCGAGCGCGCCGTCGACACCCTGCCCGAGTCGGTCAGCGTGGTCGAGCGCGACCAGCTCGAGCGCGACCAGCCGAGCACCGTCGGCGAGGTGCTCGAGACCCTGCCCAACGTCGCCCTCGGCGGCGGTCCGCGCCCGGCCGGGCAGCAGCTGACCATCCGTGGCATCGGCGACAGCCGGCTGCTCTATATGATCGACGGGGTGCGGCAGAACTTCTCGCGCTCGCACAGCGCGCGGATCTTCGTCGAGCCGGAGCTGCTCGAGCGCGTCGAGGTGCTGCGTGGTCCGGCCTCGGCGCTCTGGGGCAGCGGCGCGATCGGCGGGGTGGTGGCGTTGCAGACCCGGGAGGCGGCCGATCTGCTGCGCCCGGGGCAACGCATCGGCGGACTGGTCAAGACCGGCTATCAGGACGTCAACGACGAGTGGCTGGGGGCGGCGGCGGTCTATGGCGCGCCGACCGACGGGCTCGACTACCTGCTCAATCTCTCCTATCGCGAGGCCGGTGACGTCGCCCTCGGCAACGGCGAGGATCTCGATCACTCCGGCTACGAACGCCTCTCCGGGCTCGGCAAGCTCAATTGGACCCCGGACGGGGTCAACCACTTCGGGCTCTCGCTGATGGCAGGCGCGCTCTCCGGCGAGGTGCCGTCGAACGCCCAGATCGCCGCCACCGCCGAGGACCTGCTCGATCGCGACATCCAGCAGACCAACCTAGCGCTGCGCTATCGTCACGAGGCCCCGGACCAGCCCTGGTTCAACCCGGCGTTGACCCTCTATCGCAACCTCACCGACATCGACGAGACCCGGCTGCACGACGGGCGCGAGGACGAGACCGAGATCGAGACCCTGGGGATCGATCTGCGCAACCAGATGCGCCTCTCCGGCGAGGGCGCGCTGGCGCAGCTGCTGAGCTACGGCCTCGAGTGGCACCGCGACAGCGTCGAGGCCCGCCGCGACGGCGCACCGCGCAGCAGCTACCCCGACGGCGAGGGCGAGGTGCTCGGGCTCTTCCTCCAGGACGAGATCATGATCGGCGAGCGCTGGACCCTGATCCCCGGGGTGCGCTGGGACCGCTACACCCGCGAGAGCGACGACGCGACGCTGGAGGATCACGACGACAGCGCCTTCTCGGCCAAGCTCGGGGTGGATGTCGCCGTCACCGACTGGCTGTCGCTGCAGGCGAGCTACAACGAGGCCTTCCGCGCCCCCGGTGTTTCCGAACTCTATGTCTCTGGGACCCATTTCAGCTGTGGGCGCGGCTGCCAGAACCTGTTCGTGCCCAACCCCGATCTCGAGCCCGAGAAGGCGCACAACAAGGAGATCGGCATCCGGCTGCACCGCGACGACCTGTTCGCTTCGGGCGATCACGCCCGCTTCCAGGCACGCGCCTTCCGCAACGACGTCGACGACTTCATCGACCAGATCGTGCAGTTCGTCTTCTATCCGGTGCCGGGTAACCCGCAGCGCGGTGGGGTGACGACCTTCCGCAACGTCGATTCGGCCAAGCTCGAGGGCTTCGAGCTGGAGGCCGGTTACGACGCCGGGCGCTGGTTCGCCAACGCCTTCTTCGCCCGCACCCGGGGCGAGGACAAGACCAGTGGCGAGCCGCTCTCGAGTGTGCAGCCCGACACCTGGCAGTTCGAGACCGGGCTGCGACTGCCCGAACACCGGGTCGAGCTGGGCTGGCGCGCGCGCTTCGTCGCCGAGCAGGACCGGGTACCGGTCGACGGCACGCCCGCCGACGCCTATCAGCTCCACGACCTCTGGCTGACCTGGCGCCCGCACCGCGATCTCACCCTCGATCTTGGCATCGACAACCTGTTCGACGAGGATTATCTGCCCTATCTCTCGGCGCTCGAGGGACCGGGGCGCAACCTCAAGGCGACCCTGAGCTATCGCTTCTGA
- the katG gene encoding catalase/peroxidase HPI, translated as MNQQTTQGAGTCPVMHGANTTVGATNMDWWPKALNLDILHQHDRKSDPMGADFDYRKALEQLDVEGLKRDLHALMTDSQAWWPADWGHYGGLMIRMAWHAAGSYRIADGRGGAGTGNQRFAPLNSWPDNVNLDKARRLLWPIKKKYGNRVSWADLIVLAGTIAYESMGLKTFGFAFGREDIWHPEQDIYWGSEKAWLAPTDNPESRYSGERDLENPLAAVMMGLIYVNPEGVDGNPDPLRTAQDVRETFARMAMDDEETVALTAGGHTVGKCHGNGDAALLGPEPEAATPEDQGLGWINKTTRGIGRDAVTSGIEGAWTTHPTRWDEGYFAMLLGHEWALAKSPAGAWQWQPVEIAEADRPVDVEDPSIRRTPIMTDADMAMKMDPAYRKIAERFHQDPAYFSEVFARAWFKLTHRDMGPKARYIGPDVPAEDLIWQDPIPAGPTDYDVEALKARIAESGLGVGELVATAWDSARTFRGSDLRGGANGARIRLAPQKDWPGNEPERLGRVLGVLEGIARASGASLADTIVLAGNVGVEQAARAAGFEIHVPFARGRGDASAEMTDADSFAPLEPVHDGYRNWLKQDYTVSAEELLLDRTQLMGLTAPEMTVLIGGMRVLGTNHGGTRHGVFTDRVGVLSTDFFVNLTDMAYRWEPAGENRYEIRERASGELRWTATRVDLVFGSNAVLRAYAEVYAQDDNREKFVHDFVAAWTKVMNADRFDLA; from the coding sequence ATGAACCAGCAGACGACCCAAGGCGCCGGCACGTGTCCGGTGATGCACGGCGCGAACACCACCGTGGGCGCCACCAACATGGACTGGTGGCCAAAGGCGCTCAATCTCGACATCCTCCACCAGCACGACCGCAAGAGTGACCCGATGGGCGCGGACTTCGACTATCGCAAGGCGCTCGAACAGCTCGACGTCGAGGGCCTCAAGCGCGACCTGCACGCGCTGATGACCGACAGCCAGGCGTGGTGGCCCGCCGACTGGGGACACTATGGCGGGCTGATGATCCGCATGGCCTGGCACGCCGCCGGCAGCTATCGCATCGCCGACGGACGCGGCGGCGCCGGCACCGGCAACCAGCGCTTCGCCCCGCTCAACAGCTGGCCGGACAACGTCAACCTCGACAAGGCGCGCCGCCTGCTGTGGCCGATCAAGAAGAAATACGGCAACCGCGTGAGCTGGGCCGACCTGATCGTGCTCGCCGGCACCATCGCCTATGAGTCGATGGGGCTCAAGACCTTTGGCTTCGCCTTCGGGCGCGAGGACATCTGGCACCCCGAGCAGGACATCTACTGGGGCTCGGAGAAGGCGTGGCTGGCCCCCACGGACAACCCCGAGAGCCGCTACTCCGGCGAGCGCGACCTGGAGAACCCGCTGGCGGCGGTGATGATGGGGCTGATCTACGTCAATCCCGAGGGGGTCGACGGCAACCCCGATCCGCTGCGCACCGCGCAGGACGTGCGCGAGACCTTCGCCCGCATGGCGATGGACGACGAGGAGACCGTCGCCCTCACCGCCGGCGGTCACACCGTCGGCAAGTGTCACGGCAACGGTGATGCCGCCCTGCTCGGCCCCGAGCCCGAGGCCGCCACGCCCGAGGACCAGGGGCTCGGCTGGATCAACAAGACCACCCGGGGGATCGGTCGCGACGCGGTCACCAGCGGCATCGAGGGCGCCTGGACGACCCACCCGACACGCTGGGACGAGGGCTACTTCGCCATGCTGCTGGGTCACGAGTGGGCGCTGGCGAAGAGCCCGGCCGGGGCCTGGCAGTGGCAACCGGTCGAGATCGCCGAGGCCGACCGTCCGGTCGACGTCGAGGACCCGTCGATCCGACGCACCCCGATCATGACCGACGCCGACATGGCGATGAAGATGGACCCGGCCTACCGCAAGATCGCCGAGCGCTTCCACCAGGACCCGGCGTACTTCTCCGAGGTCTTCGCCCGCGCCTGGTTCAAGCTCACCCATCGCGACATGGGTCCCAAGGCGCGCTATATCGGCCCGGACGTCCCCGCCGAAGACCTGATCTGGCAGGATCCGATCCCCGCCGGCCCGACCGACTACGACGTCGAGGCGCTCAAGGCGCGGATCGCCGAGAGCGGTCTCGGGGTTGGCGAGCTGGTCGCCACCGCCTGGGACAGCGCCCGCACCTTCCGCGGCTCCGACCTGCGCGGCGGCGCCAATGGCGCGCGCATCCGGCTCGCGCCGCAGAAGGACTGGCCGGGTAACGAGCCCGAGCGCCTGGGCCGGGTGCTCGGGGTGCTCGAGGGCATCGCCAGGGCCTCCGGCGCGAGCCTCGCCGACACCATCGTGCTCGCCGGCAACGTCGGGGTCGAGCAGGCGGCGCGCGCCGCCGGGTTCGAGATCCACGTCCCCTTCGCCCGCGGTCGCGGCGACGCCAGCGCAGAGATGACCGACGCCGACTCCTTCGCCCCGCTCGAACCCGTCCACGACGGCTACCGCAACTGGCTCAAGCAGGACTATACCGTCAGCGCCGAGGAGCTGCTGCTCGATCGCACCCAGCTGATGGGCCTCACCGCCCCCGAGATGACGGTGCTGATCGGCGGCATGCGGGTACTCGGCACCAACCACGGCGGCACCCGCCACGGGGTGTTCACCGATCGCGTCGGGGTGTTGAGCACCGACTTCTTCGTCAATCTCACCGACATGGCCTATCGCTGGGAGCCGGCGGGCGAGAACCGCTACGAGATCCGTGAGCGCGCCAGCGGCGAGCTGCGCTGGACCGCGACCCGGGTCGACCTGGTGTTCGGCTCCAACGCCGTCCTGCGCGCCTATGCCGAGGTCTACGCCCAGGACGACAACCGCGAGAAGTTCGTCCACGACTTCGTCGCCGCCTGGACCAAGGTGATGAACGCCGATCGTTTCGATCTGGCCTGA
- a CDS encoding sirohydrochlorin chelatase, translating to MNRRLLKRALAALMLVPLLLSGCGESVPEEGLEAKVGVLLVSHGSHSKNWRDMLVDVEHSVRDRIMADGQVAEVRTAFMEYNEPSISTQMRAFDEAGFDEVIVVPLFLTVSSHSLDDIPTILGMKADPKVIAKLAEEEIELYRPRARVTLTPMLDFSSLLKKNLLRRTQALAEDTTDTGVVLVAYGDARYNQQWETLVGDIGRYLKLKAGIDTVAYAWCGHLVDYSPEPTLRAIEQVLELEDRAVVLPVLVAVDPAFQDDIIGEAVAQSPEGSRVRYAGDAILPDAGLNDWVVEIVRQTLDGGA from the coding sequence ATGAACAGACGATTGCTGAAACGGGCCCTTGCCGCCCTGATGCTGGTGCCGCTGCTGCTGAGCGGCTGCGGCGAGTCGGTCCCCGAGGAGGGGCTGGAGGCCAAGGTCGGGGTGTTGCTGGTCAGTCACGGCTCGCACTCGAAGAACTGGCGCGACATGTTGGTCGATGTCGAGCACTCGGTGCGTGATCGCATCATGGCCGACGGCCAGGTCGCCGAGGTGCGCACCGCCTTCATGGAATACAACGAACCCTCGATCAGCACCCAGATGCGCGCCTTCGACGAGGCCGGGTTCGACGAGGTGATCGTGGTGCCGCTGTTTCTCACCGTCAGCTCGCACTCGCTCGACGACATCCCGACCATCCTCGGCATGAAGGCCGATCCCAAGGTCATCGCCAAGCTCGCCGAGGAGGAGATTGAGCTTTACCGTCCCCGGGCACGGGTCACCCTGACCCCGATGCTCGACTTCTCCTCGCTGCTCAAGAAGAACCTGCTGCGCCGCACCCAGGCGCTCGCCGAGGACACCACGGATACCGGCGTGGTGCTGGTCGCCTATGGTGACGCGCGCTACAACCAGCAGTGGGAGACCCTGGTCGGCGACATCGGCCGCTATCTCAAGCTCAAGGCGGGGATCGACACCGTCGCCTATGCCTGGTGCGGGCACCTGGTCGACTATTCGCCCGAGCCGACCCTGCGCGCCATCGAGCAGGTACTGGAGCTGGAGGACCGGGCGGTGGTGCTGCCGGTGCTGGTCGCCGTCGATCCCGCCTTCCAGGACGACATCATCGGCGAGGCGGTGGCGCAGAGCCCGGAGGGCAGCCGGGTGCGCTATGCCGGCGACGCCATTCTGCCCGACGCCGGTCTCAACGACTGGGTGGTCGAGATCGTGAGGCAGACCCTCGATGGTGGCGCTTGA
- the pgsA gene encoding CDP-diacylglycerol--glycerol-3-phosphate 3-phosphatidyltransferase: protein MWNLPNLLTLLRILLIPVFVAVFYVDAPWAAYAAAAVFGAAALTDWLDGYLARRWSQTSPLGAFLDPVADKLMVAVALVVAVQADPRVLMALPVMVIIGREIAVSAVREWMAEIGDRAAVAVSKLGKVKTTVQMISIAILILRESIFGPWLYGLGVVLLYVAAILTLWSMVLYLRAAWPSLSGAKQGE, encoded by the coding sequence ATGTGGAACCTCCCCAATCTGTTGACGTTGCTGCGGATCCTGCTGATCCCGGTGTTCGTCGCCGTCTTCTATGTCGATGCCCCCTGGGCCGCCTATGCCGCCGCCGCCGTGTTCGGTGCCGCGGCGCTGACCGACTGGCTCGATGGTTATCTGGCGCGTCGCTGGAGTCAGACCTCGCCGCTCGGCGCCTTCCTCGACCCGGTGGCCGACAAGCTGATGGTGGCCGTGGCTCTGGTGGTCGCCGTGCAGGCCGACCCGCGGGTGCTGATGGCGCTACCGGTGATGGTGATCATCGGGCGCGAGATCGCCGTCTCCGCGGTGCGCGAGTGGATGGCCGAGATCGGCGATCGAGCGGCGGTGGCCGTCTCCAAGCTCGGCAAGGTCAAGACCACGGTGCAGATGATCTCGATCGCCATCCTCATCCTGCGCGAGTCGATCTTCGGCCCCTGGCTCTACGGTCTCGGCGTGGTGTTGCTCTATGTCGCCGCCATCCTGACCCTGTGGTCGATGGTGCTCTATCTGCGCGCGGCCTGGCCGAGCCTGAGTGGCGCCAAGCAGGGCGAGTGA